The Cryptomeria japonica chromosome 6, Sugi_1.0, whole genome shotgun sequence genomic interval GAATTTGTCCCTAACAGATGTATTGGAATTGTTTGCATTCTATCTTTGTACTCTTGGTTCTTTAAAGTGTTTATTTTTGCTATCATCACAGGATATTAATCTCATGAACTTTATAACTTACTGTGCAGGAATTGAGAATGGATGGAATAGAGCGGCTGGCAAAAGACAAGCTATTCTTGTAGGGTTGAGCATGCTGTTAattatctttttgtttttgttttctgccTTAGATATAATCTATAATTTTCAAAATCTAGTAATGATTACTTTCTCATTTCTCTATTGGTGTTGTTAAAATATAATCGACATCTTAATAATATTGAATGCACTTCTTTGTAAAGTATGAAATGCATGCTATAAAACTAAAATTTAAACATGTGCAATAAATCTAAAAATTGAGGAGGATTTTCATATAGGATTAGCTTTGctagttttttaattttatgaatgaTTGGGGGATGATGTCTTTGCTGGCCTAGAGTATAGATAGGCTAAAATGTAATACCATAGATGGACTACTCGCCGAAAACTCGATGAGTAGCAAAAACTCGTTGAGTTTTTGGGCCAGGCGAGTAGATTTGACTTCTACTTGCCCCCAAAACTTGGCGAGTCCGAGTTAAAAACTTGCTCGATTGTTCCTCATAGCCGAAAACAGTAGAAAGATGATGCATTTTGTGTTTTTGGATTgggttttgggctgagaagggggaagTTGACTTAGAGTGACTTGCAAAGTGATTTGgagtgattccaagtggatttgaaggggattttcaagaaaaatcagattcccaggttagttttttaattttttttctatgcttttttaaaacaatttgtttattttttgttgcatctagatggattagaaatgattcctaggtagtctaaatcctttctaagttatttgcacaagatttaacactagatttgacaagttttgttgagtttttcacaatttttttgaagaatctagttttaaaaaaaaaattcaaaccctaatatttaaaaaaaaacaaacttcgaatgatgtctaaatttatttaaactaatgtagatagtttgctaaattgtttaactaaaatgttaattttttttttcactttgtatgtgtaggttaagtaagcattaatcatggcaagggagcaatggccactagatccatgctcatctggatatataggcacccgtcctagaggtgctagagatggggcatggaggtatgcctatgagggacccgatcctgggtcagttatatgcataaagtgtgagaaACTACTTCATGGAGACATCAAttgcctcaaataccaccttgcaggaatagaCAGGCATGATGCTACAACATGCCTTgagaccaatgaagaaataaaaagacaaatgaatgccctacttgcagctggggaagagaagaaattgcaaagggagagggcaaagctagccatgagatcaaCCATAGCTAAATCTCAAGGTGTTTCTGTTGACATTGAAGAGGAACAAGAAGCATTTGatggcatagtgggctctcggcgtggcccacgtatccgcaaacccaccaccacctcgcCCATCgcttctgcttcctctagtagagtacttGGCACTATTCCACTTCCATCATCACGATCAGGGtccataggtgattattttgtgcccaggaacacacttggagcacaaccatcattagaggccattggatggaataaggaggtacatgagaaaactgacattgcagcagctgatttttggtacttcaacaacatttcatTCAATGTGGGGGACAATccttattggctgaatttggtgaTTGCTATGTCAGTTTtaggaaaggggtacaaggccccttctcacaaggatttgagtgggaggttagtaaattactacatagtccacttgatttcatttttaattttttttagatttcttgtttattaaatcaaaattgtgtactgagacctaatttcactttgctcttacaggttgctcacaaatgcagttgctaggCCAAGAGAAGTGATGGATCAAAAAATTGAatgggcaaattatggctgcaccattctttctgatgggtggacaaatggcaagaaccgcaccatcatcaattttttggttgcttgcaaggacaatgtagtgttcttgaaatctgtcgatgcctccaacaaggtgaaaaatgcagaaacattggctagaatgttggagcatgtcgtcatggaggtgggggtagagaatgtggtgcaaatcatcatagataatgcagcaacatatgtgtcagcaggtagaatccttttAAATTACcacctttaggcattagcaatattttcatttg includes:
- the LOC131079406 gene encoding uncharacterized protein LOC131079406 isoform X1, yielding MAREQWPLDPCSSGYIGTRPRGARDGAWRYAYEGPDPGSVICIKCEKLLHGDINCLKYHLAGIDRHDATTCLETNEEIKRQMNALLAAGEEKKLQRERAKLAMRSTIAKSQGVSVDIEEEQEAFDGIVGSRRGPRIRKPTTTSPIASASSSRVLGTIPLPSSRSGSIGDYFVPRNTLGAQPSLEAIGWNKEVHEKTDIAAADFWYFNNISFNVGDNPYWLNLVIAMSVLGKGYKAPSHKDLSGRLLTNAVARPREVMDQKIEWANYGCTILSDGWTNGKNRTIINFLVACKDNVVFLKSVDASNKVKNAETLARMLEHVVMEVGVENVVQIIIDNAATYVSAGRILQERHPTLFWTPCAAHVLDLLLEDIGKLEWVTPVVEDARRITKYIYNHPWVLNLMRQHTQGKDLVRDGVTRFATIFLTLQSLLAALTSLKQMFVSGEWLNSPYSKKPEGEVVACIVFDNQFAQRAAEIVKVSEPLVRVLRLVDGDKTPMGYLYEAMDRVKESIKNYYKGDRLKFDPIWEIVDRRWNNQLHQPIHAVGYFLNPRFRFGGSYLDPNGEVMKGLGTCIERMVPDVEGRELIVSELQNYEGGRGKLFSSELARRGRITQTPGITFAIWILGSKMIDKLCFLFSLCFLTFPFYLFCRCLVAKLGWKHPKSQKICPESLMSALQFIQL
- the LOC131079406 gene encoding uncharacterized protein LOC131079406 isoform X2 translates to MAREQWPLDPCSSGYIGTRPRGARDGAWRYAYEGPDPGSVICIKCEKLLHGDINCLKYHLAGIDRHDATTCLETNEEIKRQMNALLAAGEEKKLQRERAKLAMRSTIAKSQGVSVDIEEEQEAFDGIVGSRRGPRIRKPTTTSPIASASSSRVLGTIPLPSSRSGSIGDYFVPRNTLGAQPSLEAIGWNKEVHEKTDIAAADFWYFNNISFNVGDNPYWLNLVIAMSVLGKGYKAPSHKDLSGRLLTNAVARPREVMDQKIEWANYGCTILSDGWTNGKNRTIINFLVACKDNVVFLKSVDASNKVKNAETLARMLEHVVMEVGVENVVQIIIDNAATYVSAGRILQERHPTLFWTPCAAHVLDLLLEDIGKLEWVTPVVEDARRITKYIYNHPWVLNLMRQHTQGKDLVRDGVTRFATIFLTLQSLLAALTSLKQMFVSGEWLNSPYSKKPEGEVVACIVFDNQFAQRAAEIVKVSEPLVRVLRLVDGDKTPMGYLYEAMDRVKESIKNYYKGDRLKFDPIWEIVDRRWNNQLHQPIHAVGYFLNPRFRFGGSYLDPNGEVMKGLGTCIERMVPDVEGRELIVSELQNYEGGRGKLFSSELARRGRITQTPDAWWQNWGGNTPNLKKFAPRVLCQPCSSSNCERNWILFEAIHTKKRSKLA